The Candidatus Saccharibacteria bacterium RAAC3_TM7_1 nucleotide sequence AGGGTGACGGTGACTACAAGTTGGTAGTTGACGGTAAAGACATCGCCAAGACGATGAAGCAAGCTACTATTGCCATCGAGGATAAAGATTTCTACCACCACAACGGCGTCAGCGTCAGCGGCCTACTACGTGCGGCTATCAATAATACGACCGGCGACAGCACGCAGGGTGGCTCAACCCTTACTCAGCAGCTCGTCAAACAAGTTTTTTTTGCTGATGAAGCCCAAGAACGTGGCCTCGCCGGTATTCCCCGTAAGATCAAAGAAGTTATTTTGGCGGTTGAAGTCGAGCGCATGTATAACAAAGAGCAGATCCTCGACCTGTACCTCAACGAGTCGCCGTATGGTGGCCGACGAAACGGCGTCGAATCTGCCGCTCAAACATACTTTGGTATACCGGCAAAGAACCTGACGCTAGCACAATCCGCCCTGCTCGCCGCCATACCAAATCAACCTGGACTTTATGATCCCTATAACTCGGCTGGTCACGAGGCGTTAATTAGTCGTCAACACCGTGTACTCGACAGAATGGCCGAACAAGGCTATGTCACCAAAGCGCAGGCGGACGAAGCGAAAAAAGTACCGATTCTTGACACGATAAAGCTTGAATCAAGTCAGTACAAGAATCTCAAAGCACCTCACTTTATCCAAATGGTAAAGTCAGAACTTGAGCAGAAACTGGGTAAGGCCACAGTAGGACGCGGTGGTCTGATCGTTAAAACCACGCTTGACATACGTATCCAAGACAAGCTCCAAAGCACCATGAAGGATATGTTCGCCGGCACTAATGGCATTAATTGTTATGGCCTCGTCTGTCCAACCTACGCCGGTTTCTCCAACGGTGCCGCAACCTTTGAGGACGTAAAGACTGGCCAGATTATCGCTATGGTCGGCAGCCGCGACTTCAATTACCCTGGTTTTGGTCAAGACAATGCTGCGGCTGCCTTTATCCAGCCCGGCTCGTCGATCAAGCCCCTTGTATACGCCGAGTTGTTTGAAGATAAGGGCGAAGGCTCAGTCAACTTCGGAAGCGGTTCAATTCTGTCCGACTCACCGATTAGTTTTGGTAGCTACAAACCGCAAGACGCCGATGGACGCTTCAAGGGCAACATCCCGATCCGAAAGAGCCTAGCCTGGTCGCGAAATATCCCGGCTATTAAAGCGATGCAAATCAATGGTGTCGAGCCTACTCTGACGACAATACGAGCTATGGGTGACAAGTATTACTGTACGCAGGGCGCTGAAAAAGAAGCCGGCCTCTCGTCGGCAATCGGCGGATGCGGTACGCGCATGATCGACCACGTGAACGCAATCGCCTCTCTGGCGCGCACCGGTGTCTATATGCCAACCAGTACGGTCCTCAAGGTTACCAACAATAACGGTGACATACTCGAAGAGTACAACAAAGAGTCAAAACGTATTATCAGCGATCAAGCTGCCTACATCGTCAATGACATTTTGGGAGATGCCGATGCTCGCCGCGGTCTCTTTGGTAGCAGCATCACTCCCACCCTCGATGCAGCCGGCGTGAAAACAGCCATCAAAACCGGTACGAGCGACAAAAACCGTGAGCCAAAAGACATCTGGACGGTTGGCTACACGCCGACAGTGGCTGGTGCCGTCTGGCTCGGTAACCCCGATACAACCCCATTGATAAATGGTAACTCGTCGATCCCGGCTCGAGTACTCGACCCAGTGATGGCCTATGCGGCCACGCTTTATCAAAAAGATGGCATGGCAAAAAGTGGCGATTGGTTCTCAGAGCCAAAAGGCATTCAGCACATTGGCAAAGAACTTTTCCCGTCTTGGTACAACAAATCAAAAGCTCAGTCCGGTGAGAAGCTGACCTTCGACAAAGTTTCTAAGAAAAAGGCGACAACCTGTACACCTACTGGTGCCAAAATTGAATTGACCGTCACAAAGACCAAAGATCCTGTGACCAACGCAGTTATCTATATCGCGCCAGACGGCTACGATGCGACGGCCAATGATGATGTCCACAAGTGTGGTGATGCCAAGCCGACCATCAATGGTATTACGGTCGATGGCGATCAAATCAGTGTCAATGTCACCAAAGGAAAATACTCGCTTGATACACTGACGATCCGTGTCGATGGAGAAGCTATCGCAACCCGCAGTATTACGGGTAGCGGTACCTACACGACTACCTACCGATTTAAGTCAGATAAAGTCACTATTTCCGCCAGTGTTACCGACGAGGCCTACTATGAGGCTACTCGCAGCCTGTCCTACACCGTTCCTACAGGCTCAGGCGATACGGGTGGCGGTTCAACAACTGAATCGCTTAGACAACATCGTCCTGGTCGTTAACCAGACGTAAAATACTTTCTTCAGCCGACGCCGGACGCTTCGCCTTTCGTTCAGTACGTGGAGTAGTGCCTTTCGGCTTAGTGGTCCGAGTAGGCCGTGACGTTACGCCATTCTTTACTTTTCGGGCAAACATCATCCGGCCGGCGGCCGTTTGTAGGCTACGTATAATCTCGATTTCAACCGTCTTGCCGATACTGTCGGCTGCTTGCTCAACCACTACCATCGTGCCATCCGCCAAGTATCCGACCGCCTGCTTCGCTTCCTGCCCTTTTTGCACAAGTTCGAGTGAAAGCTTTTCTCCAGGTAAAAATGCCATGCGTAAGCTTTGAGCGAGCTCGTTGATATTTAAGACGGCGATACCCTCAACCTTGGCAACCTTACTGAGGTTGAAATCAATCGTACAGATCATACCGTCGTGCTTTTTTGCCAGCTCGATTAAACGACTATCGACGCCACCCGACCCGAGGATCTCATCATCGTGTAAAATTTCCACCTTAGTAAAGGCGATATTCTGTAGCTCATTTATGACATCGAGTCCACGACGTGCGCGACTACGTTTGTCGGCATCACCCCCATCGGCGAGCAGCTGAAGTTCAGCAACGACACTACGCGGTACGATCAAGTGGCCGCTGATAAAGCCGGTCTGAGCTGCGGTCACGATACGTCCATCCATCAACGCCGAGGTGTCGACAAAGACCGGCTTTGTAGCAGTTTTTCGTGTAGGCAGCGGGCGCCGATTACGCCATAGTATGTATTGAAGTTCTAGTGCAATAATCAACACCAGGATAAATGTCATTTCTTTCATGGTAGTTCCTTTTTCGTTATTTTAAGTAATCGATCAACGCCTGGCGAAGCGTTGTAACCGGTGTGCTGATAGCCACCTTTTCAGCATTTTTTGGACCAACCGCATGGATGAAGCCAAGTTTTTTTGCTTCTTGAACGCGGCGCATCGTCGAAGGGACGGAGCGAATCTCTCCACCCAACCCAACCTCGCCAAACACGACGGTATGCGGGTCGAGGCGACGCTCAGCGGCTGCGCTGGCAATCGCCATACAGACAGCCAGATCCGCAGCGGAGTCTGAGAGACGAATGCCGCCGACGACATTGATGAAGATATCCTTGTCCGATAATGTCAGTTTTGTGCGCCGTTCGAGCACGGCGATGAGCAAATTAAGGCGGTTAAGATCAAAGCCACTGGCCGTCCGTTTAGGATACCCGAAACTGGTCGGATTTACAAGCGCCTGGATCTCCACTAGCAGCGGTCTAGTCCCTTCCATTGTCGCCAGTACCACAGAGCCATCGGCGTTTTGCCGCTCGGCTAGAAGTGCCGCCGACGGGTTTTCGACAATCCTCAGCCCCTTTTCATACATCTCAAAGATTGCCGCTTCGCTGGTCGACCCAAAACGATTTTTCGAAGCACGAACTATCTTAAATCCGCCGTAGCGATCGCCCTCAAACTGCAATACGACATCGACCAAATGCTCGAGAACCTTTGGTCCGGCGATACTACCCTCCTTTGTGACATGACCAACTAGTATGACCGCAGCGCCCGCTTCTTTCGCGGCGCGAATAATCACGTTACTACTATTAGTTATCTGGCTGACACTGCCCGGCGCGCTGGTAATCACCTCGAGGCTCAGTGTCTGGATCGAATCGATAATCACCAGGCGATACGCGCCACTGCGAATCGTAGCCGCAATGTCATCGGCGCTGGTGCTGGCGACAAAGCTTAATTCATCACTCTTGTGTGCACCAAGGCGCTCGGCACGCAGGCGTACTTGGTGAGCGCTTTCCTCACCGCTTGCGTAGAGTACTGGCTGCGATCCAGCCACATGCGCGGCCAGCTGCAGCAATAGCGTACTCTTGCCAATTCCAGGCTGTCCGGCGAGTAACGTCACTCCACCGGGAAGAATACCACCTCCCAGCACTGAATCTAGATCAGCAAACCCGCTCAGCAAGCGTGCTGTCCGCTTCTCCGTAGTGATATCGCGCAACGTTTGAACGGCCAAGGTGCGGCCGCTTGTGGCGCTTTTTGCAACTGCCGAAGCGCCACGCTCCACCATCTGTTCGACAAGCGTGTTCCACTCACCACAATTTTCGCAGCGGCCAGTCCATTTCGGATAAGTAGCCGCGCAGTTACCGCAGACGAACTGAGTTTTTATCTTTACCATACTGCTCCTATTATACTATGCGCGATAGATCACTTTCTTTCTAGTCAGCCTACTATAACGCAGGTGTTTCTGAGAGTGTACTATCGATACTCTTATTGAGCGAAATCGTTTCCGCACTCACGATCTTCAGCTGCGCCACTAAAGAATCATAGGTTGTAATGTCCGCTTTGATCTGCTGGCGCGTTGCATCCAGCACATCACTGCGCGCGATAAGTGCCGAACGAGCGCTGTCAAGCTCCGCTTGGTCGTTGAATCCGCCCGATCGCTGGGCACGGGCATTAAACGCTGCCACGTCCTCATTGAGCTGCGCCACGGCTAGATTGTATTTTTTTGTCGCCGTATTGATCGTATCCGCCAGTGCGTTAGCCTGCTTTAAAAGACTATCAGCCTTGTTAGATAAAGAGGTAAACACCGATTGTACCGATGAATGGAGCGCCACCAGCGAGGCACGATTCGTAAAGTAACGCTCATAATACCGCTCCAATTCTCCGCCCAGGTTGGTAAACTCTGTCCCTAGGATCGAGTGTAGCTCATTTACACCTTGGCCTGGCTCGTTTTTATTATAATACGCCATCCGCGTCTCAAGTTCGGTCGTTTTGACCCGTTGATACGCCGCCTCCAGTAGCGGCTTCAATCGGTCTTTCTCGCTCTGTGATAGGCGATCGTAGGCGGCATGGAGCATTTCGTGAGCCGCTGTCACCGCCTGAATGCCGTCGAGTTGGTCACTCGTCACGTTGAAGATATAGATACGTCCCAGCGAATAACAGCCAAGGATAGGGCTGTTAGCTTCTTTTCGCTCGCAGCGGGCGTTGAAGGTGCTCCTGCCGGCGATTTCAGGTTCACTGGCGTAAAATAGGAACTTTCCATCACCGGTCAGTCGAGCCTTACTGGCGACCGACTCAACTGCGGCACTCGGTGTGTACTGGTTGTAGTGAATCAGGTCGATGACGTACTGGTGATTTAGCCATAGCCACCCGGCAATGCCGAGCGAAATAAACCCGATAAGCCAACGTGTAATGGTAGTTGGCCTACTTCTCGTCGTCGACATCGATGATTACCTTTCCCCGCACAGCCTTGGCCGTAATAACCGTACCTTTTGTAAAAGTCCCTGTCAGGATACCGTCAGCGATGGCGTGTTCGAGCTCGTCTTGCAGCGCGCGTCGCATTGGACGAGCACCGTAGACTTCATCGTAGCCGATAGCAATAATATGCCGCTTTGCGCTCGGTTGTACGACAAGATGGATGCCCTTTCGGA carries:
- a CDS encoding Glycosyl transferase, family 51 (RAAC3_TM7_1_800), whose translation is MNVYSNLSHRRQTRKDKTARRKAEYLASLPKHPFKRTIYRLHPKRVAAFWFSKRGAFTLLKLSGVGILLMVLLAGGVFAYYRKDIDQIRPSELAKRVQTTVTKYYDRNDKLLWEDKGDGDYKLVVDGKDIAKTMKQATIAIEDKDFYHHNGVSVSGLLRAAINNTTGDSTQGGSTLTQQLVKQVFFADEAQERGLAGIPRKIKEVILAVEVERMYNKEQILDLYLNESPYGGRRNGVESAAQTYFGIPAKNLTLAQSALLAAIPNQPGLYDPYNSAGHEALISRQHRVLDRMAEQGYVTKAQADEAKKVPILDTIKLESSQYKNLKAPHFIQMVKSELEQKLGKATVGRGGLIVKTTLDIRIQDKLQSTMKDMFAGTNGINCYGLVCPTYAGFSNGAATFEDVKTGQIIAMVGSRDFNYPGFGQDNAAAAFIQPGSSIKPLVYAELFEDKGEGSVNFGSGSILSDSPISFGSYKPQDADGRFKGNIPIRKSLAWSRNIPAIKAMQINGVEPTLTTIRAMGDKYYCTQGAEKEAGLSSAIGGCGTRMIDHVNAIASLARTGVYMPTSTVLKVTNNNGDILEEYNKESKRIISDQAAYIVNDILGDADARRGLFGSSITPTLDAAGVKTAIKTGTSDKNREPKDIWTVGYTPTVAGAVWLGNPDTTPLINGNSSIPARVLDPVMAYAATLYQKDGMAKSGDWFSEPKGIQHIGKELFPSWYNKSKAQSGEKLTFDKVSKKKATTCTPTGAKIELTVTKTKDPVTNAVIYIAPDGYDATANDDVHKCGDAKPTINGITVDGDQISVNVTKGKYSLDTLTIRVDGEAIATRSITGSGTYTTTYRFKSDKVTISASVTDEAYYEATRSLSYTVPTGSGDTGGGSTTESLRQHRPGR
- a CDS encoding PilT protein (RAAC3_TM7_1_801), yielding MKEMTFILVLIIALELQYILWRNRRPLPTRKTATKPVFVDTSALMDGRIVTAAQTGFISGHLIVPRSVVAELQLLADGGDADKRSRARRGLDVINELQNIAFTKVEILHDDEILGSGGVDSRLIELAKKHDGMICTIDFNLSKVAKVEGIAVLNINELAQSLRMAFLPGEKLSLELVQKGQEAKQAVGYLADGTMVVVEQAADSIGKTVEIEIIRSLQTAAGRMMFARKVKNGVTSRPTRTTKPKGTTPRTERKAKRPASAEESILRLVNDQDDVV
- a CDS encoding DNA repair protein RadA (RAAC3_TM7_1_802); the encoded protein is MVKIKTQFVCGNCAATYPKWTGRCENCGEWNTLVEQMVERGASAVAKSATSGRTLAVQTLRDITTEKRTARLLSGFADLDSVLGGGILPGGVTLLAGQPGIGKSTLLLQLAAHVAGSQPVLYASGEESAHQVRLRAERLGAHKSDELSFVASTSADDIAATIRSGAYRLVIIDSIQTLSLEVITSAPGSVSQITNSSNVIIRAAKEAGAAVILVGHVTKEGSIAGPKVLEHLVDVVLQFEGDRYGGFKIVRASKNRFGSTSEAAIFEMYEKGLRIVENPSAALLAERQNADGSVVLATMEGTRPLLVEIQALVNPTSFGYPKRTASGFDLNRLNLLIAVLERRTKLTLSDKDIFINVVGGIRLSDSAADLAVCMAIASAAAERRLDPHTVVFGEVGLGGEIRSVPSTMRRVQEAKKLGFIHAVGPKNAEKVAISTPVTTLRQALIDYLK
- a CDS encoding hypothetical protein (RAAC3_TM7_1_803), which gives rise to MSTTRSRPTTITRWLIGFISLGIAGWLWLNHQYVIDLIHYNQYTPSAAVESVASKARLTGDGKFLFYASEPEIAGRSTFNARCERKEANSPILGCYSLGRIYIFNVTSDQLDGIQAVTAAHEMLHAAYDRLSQSEKDRLKPLLEAAYQRVKTTELETRMAYYNKNEPGQGVNELHSILGTEFTNLGGELERYYERYFTNRASLVALHSSVQSVFTSLSNKADSLLKQANALADTINTATKKYNLAVAQLNEDVAAFNARAQRSGGFNDQAELDSARSALIARSDVLDATRQQIKADITTYDSLVAQLKIVSAETISLNKSIDSTLSETPAL